TAACCTCAGGTATCTGAATGAGCAACCATGAAATTAAGGAAACAAATATGCCTAATATTATTGCCAAAAAACTTAACCCTGGAAAACTCAATTCAAATAGACTATGTAAAACTAAAGCTATTAACCTTAATACAAAGGGTATTAATGTTAATATGAAGTATATTTCAAAAAATATTGGACTATTCTTATAGAATGTAATATCTTCAGCTATTTTCAAATTGAAAACCTTTTTCCCAGAAATACTTACTTTCAAAGTATCAGAGTCTGATCGGTAAGTTTGAAAATCTTTTTTTAACATTGTCTCGCAATCATCAATTGAATATCCTCTTTCATTTGGTATTCTAATTAATGGAATAGATGAAATAATTGTTCTCATGTGCATTTATTTTTAATTGTTTCTTAATAAAATGAAGCCTAACGTATGTGTATAGTGCGTATTCCGCTTATTTCTGCTTTAGTATGCGACAAACTTCCGCTTACACACCTATATTCGGCACAGAAGCGGAACTTCTTGTATGTCGGGTTAAATGATATCATCCAGTGGATTTTTAAATTTTTTAAAAGAATCTTCTGTAACGTGGGTGTAAATTTCGGTGGTGTTTGAAGTTTCGTGTCTTAGGCTCTGGGAAAAGAAGGCAAAATCCTTCTCAAAACGCAGGCGCACCACTGATGAGTCGTGGTGAAAGTCGTTAGCCAATGTGATGACAGGAGCCTTCATTTGCCTGGTTAATTAAAATGCGCGGCTAAATTAAAACAATTTAATTTGGAATGATTCTAAATTTTATGAATTTAAGACCTTGATCATTGAAGGAGTCGAAAGCGTTTAAGTTTGTAGTTTTGCGCTTGGTTTAAAAATGAATAGAAAACGCTATGAAACGCTTCACCACACTGCTCCTACTCATCATGCTCGTTTCGGGCACATTGTCCGCTCAGGTCGAAATTACTATTGAAGATTACAACTGCGCCACCGGCTACCTCCACAAAAATTATTACAACAAAAAGGTGTTCAATCTGAATATCCGTGCCAACTGGTTTCCGGACAGCACGGGCGTATGGTGGATCCGTCAATCGGCGGATGAGAAACAGTTTCTAAAAATAACTTTCCCTGATCTCGCGCAGTCACCGCTTTTCGATCATCAGAAGCTGGCTCAGTTACTGTCGGATTCGCTGGGCGCTAAGATCGAAGCCAACGACCTTCCTATTGATAAAATAGATTACAAAAGTGCCGGCAAATTACTGATAACAGCGCGAGGGAAAACCTGGCTGCTCAACACTGAAAACCATTCGCTGGAGCTGCCTCCCGCCAAAGCAAAAACCAACGACAACGAAAAGGCTTCGCCCGACAAAAAGTGGCTTGCTTTTGCAAAAGATTATAACCTGTTCGTTAAATCAACCGAAACCGGAGCGGTGAAACAGTTGAGTACCTCCGGCCGCGAGGGTTACGAATATGCGACGTGGTTTGAGTGGGACGATATCATCGAAGGCGAAAATGGCGAACGGCCTCCTCATTTCGATGCTACCTGGTCGGCAGACAGCAAGTGGCTGATGGCCAATATTTGCGACATGCGTTCGGCGCAAAAGATGTATCTGCTCGATTGGAGCATCGACACTCTGTACCGGCCCAGGCTGCTGTCGTATTTCCGTGGCTCGCCCGGCGACACCGGCATGATTTATATAGAGCCGGTGTTTTTTGATGTGGGCAGCGGAAAGGAAATTAAAACCGGCCTGCCACGCAGCACGCACATCAATAGCATTGAAGTAACGTGGTCAGAAACGCCGGGCAAGGTTTATCTGGCGCAGCAAAGCAGAGGCTACAAAACAATGCATCTTTATAGTTTTGATCTGAAAACAGAAAAACTTGATGAACTTTATCAGGAAAGCAGCGAAACCAATATTGATAACTTTCATTATGAGTTTGCCGAAGAGAGTAGCCTCCTGTTTTTCCTCTCCGAAAAGAGCGGCTGGCGGCAGTTGTATAGCCTCGACCTAAAAACCAAAGCGGAGAAACCGATCACCAATGGCGCATTCGTTATCAACAGCATCGAGCGTATCGATGAAAAAGCTAGGAAAATATGTTTTATGGCTTCAGGCAAAGAAGAAGGCCGGAATCCCTATTATCAGCTTTTATACAGCATTTCGTTCGATGGGGAAAATTTAAAACTGCTGACTCCGGAAGACCGGAATCACCTTGTAAGTATGTCGCCGGATGGCAATTATTTCGTCGATAATTTTTCGACGGTAAATATCCCGACAACTACTGTTTTGAGAAGCACGGACACGGGGAAAATTTTAATGACCCTGGGCAATGCTGACATCAGTGGTTTCCCGCGATGGACGTCCCCCGAGATATTTACTACCACGGCGCGTGATGGGAAAACCACGATATACGGAGCCATCTGGAAACCCGAAAATTTTGATCCGGCAAAGCGCTATCCCGTTATCGAATGTAGCTACACCGGCCCACATACGCATCAGTTCCCAATCAATTTTTCGCAAGCCTTCAGCTACCAATCCTATGCTGAGCTGGGCTTTGTGGTGCTGGTTGTGGATGGGCTTGGCTCTTCGGGACGTTCCAAAGCGTTTCACGATTATTCGTATAAAATCTGGGCGGAAACCTGGAAGACCACGTACTTGCCATTAAGCAAATAGGAAGGCAATACAGTTGGATCGACACTACCCGCGTAGGAATTTTTGGGCATTCGGCCGGTGGCTACGACGCTGCGCACGCGCTGCTGGCCTATCCCGATTTTTATAAAGTTGCCGTGGCCAGTTCTGGCGACCACGACCACCGCATGGAAAAAGCCTGGTGGCCCGAAATGTATATGGGCTGGCCGGTGGATTCGGCGTATCATCTACAATCCAATATCAC
This window of the Bacteroidales bacterium genome carries:
- a CDS encoding DPP IV N-terminal domain-containing protein, whose product is MKRFTTLLLLIMLVSGTLSAQVEITIEDYNCATGYLHKNYYNKKVFNLNIRANWFPDSTGVWWIRQSADEKQFLKITFPDLAQSPLFDHQKLAQLLSDSLGAKIEANDLPIDKIDYKSAGKLLITARGKTWLLNTENHSLELPPAKAKTNDNEKASPDKKWLAFAKDYNLFVKSTETGAVKQLSTSGREGYEYATWFEWDDIIEGENGERPPHFDATWSADSKWLMANICDMRSAQKMYLLDWSIDTLYRPRLLSYFRGSPGDTGMIYIEPVFFDVGSGKEIKTGLPRSTHINSIEVTWSETPGKVYLAQQSRGYKTMHLYSFDLKTEKLDELYQESSETNIDNFHYEFAEESSLLFFLSEKSGWRQLYSLDLKTKAEKPITNGAFVINSIERIDEKARKICFMASGKEEGRNPYYQLLYSISFDGENLKLLTPEDRNHLVSMSPDGNYFVDNFSTVNIPTTTVLRSTDTGKILMTLGNADISGFPRWTSPEIFTTTARDGKTTIYGAIWKPENFDPAKRYPVIECSYTGPHTHQFPINFSQAFSYQSYAELGFVVLVVDGLGSSGRSKAFHDYSYKIWAETWKTTYLPLSK